In Crinalium epipsammum PCC 9333, the genomic window AATAAAATTTTATCCCAACTTACCTAACTAATACCAAATTCATAAAATAGTGCTACACATAAATTATCCCCCGCGCATCGCCCATAAATTGGTGGACTTCGATAAAACTCAGGGACACACTATTTTTTTTTATAACACAATCGAAGTTTTCTATTTATAAATGTTATATTTTTTAAATTATGTATTTCGTAATAACATTTGTTACAATTGAAATAAAATTAACCTTGCTAATTTCTTTATGTATGTCAATGGATTCATCTAGTCGTGGTACCGCATGAGTTTTTAAATAATCCCAATCATGCTCGATCTCAGAAATATCGTTTGAGTTAGCTATTTCCATTCTATTTTCTCTCATAAGAATTCTATATTTGTAAAGCCAAACTGGAAAACCGATCTTGTGTTCCTGCATTATAAAATAAGAATTTTGTCTAATATTGTTCCAAAAAGCTAGTCCACCAGCCGTAGTAATTGGTTTTCTAAAACTCATAAATTAGCACCCTCTTTTTTATTTATGTACAAAAAACTAACTTTGGTTAACAATACTACAGCCTTTTGATGATTGGAATCTGAAGGTACAACACTAGCAAACCAAGCACCTGTATCAACAAAAATCATAAACTATTTATCATACAAAATTTGATCGTGATTTTTACCATCAAAAGAATCTGTTTTTCCCTCTAAAGGAAGTTCAGCAATCTTTTGTAAAATTTCTAAGGATTTTTTGGGTTGAGAATGATTGTCTAGAGAAATAATAATTACTTGTACTTTACTGCCTTCTTCTAGTGTTATGGGTTGTGATAATCTCAATATTCCTTGCTCATAAGTAGCTTCTATTAGCATAGAATTTATCCTCAAGTGCTGAGTATTTTAATTCTAACAACATCTTTCAAATTTCAAACAGTGCTGTTCTATTCTGACTTCGGAATTTTAACTTCTGGGTTCTATTTATCTGTTTTCATCTGCGTTTTCTTTAACTGAAATTGCTTGAGCAAAGATTCAGCAAACGCCGTTGCTTCCTGGGATGATTTACCACCAGCAAGTTGAGCCAATTCTTCACGACGGGTAAGGTGAGTATCTAAAATACTTACACGCACAACAGTACGAACTTCTGGTAATTCCTCTGCTACTGCACCGTTGCTATTTACTTTACCGTTACTCTGTGCAACTACCTGTTTATCTACCCTAAAATGATTATCTGCCATTGCAGCAACTAATGGTTGGTGGGTAACACATAAAACTTGATGCCCCCGACTGAGTTGGTGGAGCTTATCTGCGATCGCTTGTGCTACTCTTCCAGATACACCCACATCAATCTCATCAAATATTAATGTAATCGGAACATCAACTTGAGAAAAACAAGATTTTAATGCTAGTAAAAAGCGGCTCATTTCCCCACCAGAAGCCGTTGCAGCTAAAGGTTGGAGTTTTTCACCAGGATTGGGACTAAAGTAAAATAACACTGTATCCGCCCCTGTGGCGGTGGGAGAACAAGGTGTAATTACTACTTCAAATTGCACTTTGTCCATTGCTAAAGGTTTAAGTTCTGCTACCAACTTTTGCCCTAAATTATCAGCAGCATATCTTCGTAGTTTTGTTAACTCTTGACAAGCTTGATTTAAACTTTCTTGACACGCTTGATAGTGTTTTTCTAAATCTTCTAAAGATTGACCACCGCAATTTAATTCGCTAAGTTCTGCTTGTAATTTGTGATAATAAGCGATCGCTTCAGCTAAAGTAGGACCATACTTGCGACAAATTTGTTTAAGTGTGCGGATACGTTCTTCAACCTCACTCAAACGCTGAGGATCTGCTTCTAGTTGATCGCCATAAGCATTAATCTCACGTCCTGCTTCTATAACTTGCGCTAAAGCAGCACTGACAATATCCGAAATTGATTGCAACTCAGTATCATAAGTCACCATATCAGTTAAAGTAGCGTCAGCTTGACCGAGTAAGTCAGCCGCAGCAACTTCACCCGCGTCATTTTGATAAAGTGCTTGATAAACTTTATAACTTAGTTGTTGTAGTTCTACTACATGACTCAGGCGTTGCCGTTCATGCTCAAGCTGTTCTAATTCATCTGCTTCATTCAGGCTTGCAGTTTCCAATTCTTTAGTTTGATATTCCAGCAAATCCAATCTTTGCAAACGTTGCTGTTCCGAATGTCGGCGCTTTTCTAATTCTTGTAAAGCTGTTTGACAAATAGCATATTTAGCTCCTACAATCTCCCTCTGTTGGATGATGTCGGAACCACCATAAAGATCAATTAATTGCCGTTGAATTGCTGGCGCGGTTAATTGTACAGTTTGACCTTGAGCAGTAATTTCTACAGTGCGATCGCGCAATTGATCCATCAGTTGTCGATTTACCAGTATGCCGTTGACACGCGACCGCGATCGTAAACTACCCTGAGAAACAGCAATTTCGCGAGAACAAATAATGATCGAGTCATCAAGTAAATCTATTTCTTGCGTACTCAGCCACTCCGCCACAGACTGATCTACCTTGAATGTAGCTTCAACCATTGCGCGATTTGCACCAGTACGGATTAATCGACTGCTGACTTTACCACCCAAAGCGACATCAAGAGCATCGAGGATAATTGATTTTCCAGCACCAGTTTCACCTGTCAAGACATTTAGACCAGCACCAAACTCTAGCTGTAACTGGTCAATCAAGGCAAAGTTTTCAATCCGTAAAGCAGCAAGCATGGAGCTAAATTTACCTTGAGGGTAGAGCTAAATCACTAGCAGATCAAATTATAAACGGTGTAGATGTTTCGTTATGTG contains:
- the recN gene encoding DNA repair protein RecN, with protein sequence MLAALRIENFALIDQLQLEFGAGLNVLTGETGAGKSIILDALDVALGGKVSSRLIRTGANRAMVEATFKVDQSVAEWLSTQEIDLLDDSIIICSREIAVSQGSLRSRSRVNGILVNRQLMDQLRDRTVEITAQGQTVQLTAPAIQRQLIDLYGGSDIIQQREIVGAKYAICQTALQELEKRRHSEQQRLQRLDLLEYQTKELETASLNEADELEQLEHERQRLSHVVELQQLSYKVYQALYQNDAGEVAAADLLGQADATLTDMVTYDTELQSISDIVSAALAQVIEAGREINAYGDQLEADPQRLSEVEERIRTLKQICRKYGPTLAEAIAYYHKLQAELSELNCGGQSLEDLEKHYQACQESLNQACQELTKLRRYAADNLGQKLVAELKPLAMDKVQFEVVITPCSPTATGADTVLFYFSPNPGEKLQPLAATASGGEMSRFLLALKSCFSQVDVPITLIFDEIDVGVSGRVAQAIADKLHQLSRGHQVLCVTHQPLVAAMADNHFRVDKQVVAQSNGKVNSNGAVAEELPEVRTVVRVSILDTHLTRREELAQLAGGKSSQEATAFAESLLKQFQLKKTQMKTDK
- a CDS encoding antitoxin family protein, yielding MLIEATYEQGILRLSQPITLEEGSKVQVIIISLDNHSQPKKSLEILQKIAELPLEGKTDSFDGKNHDQILYDK